The following coding sequences are from one Lujinxingia vulgaris window:
- a CDS encoding Glu/Leu/Phe/Val dehydrogenase dimerization domain-containing protein, which translates to MSDRVEVLLIEDNPVHMRLIENLLKRGLELNFEVRIAERVDQGLALYEEKPADVILLDLMLPDSEGFETFLRVKGQVEPTPIVILTGLDDMQLAVRAVESGAQDYLVKSQLNGELLSRSVRYALERARARAGEWKSPMLRLAHQQFLKAAQLMNLDDNLRQRLLFPQRSQVVTLPFRRDDYGQVETVFGYRVQHVLTMGPTKGGVRYHHDVNLGEVTALAMWMTWKCALMHLPFGGAKGGVRVRPDTLSRQELQRLTRRYTSEIIDMIGPDKDIPAPDLGTNEQTMAWMMDTYSEQSGHAVPTVVTGKPVVLGGSRGRKEATGRGVVYVVEEAARDRGWRLDEKTAVVQGYGNVGSHAARYLDELGVRVVGVSDHTGGVFDSTGVDLEKLDAHVAEVGTLEGYGQGDRLTNAELLELKCDVLVPAAVENQITASNAGRLQCELVAEGANGPTSTEADDILTERGITVLPDLLANAGGVTVSYFEWVQGIQNTMWTMAEVNERLRRLLQEAYRRVVAQSEELKVDLRTAALIAGVDRVARAKLMRGLFP; encoded by the coding sequence ATGAGCGATCGTGTGGAGGTGCTCTTAATCGAAGATAACCCGGTGCATATGCGCCTGATCGAGAACCTGCTCAAGCGCGGCCTGGAGCTGAACTTTGAGGTGCGCATCGCCGAGCGGGTCGACCAGGGGCTGGCGCTCTACGAGGAGAAGCCGGCCGATGTGATCCTGCTCGACTTGATGCTGCCGGACAGCGAAGGGTTCGAGACCTTTTTGCGAGTTAAGGGGCAGGTTGAGCCCACGCCGATCGTCATCCTGACGGGCCTTGATGACATGCAGCTCGCGGTGCGTGCGGTGGAGTCGGGGGCGCAGGATTATCTGGTCAAAAGTCAGCTCAATGGCGAGCTCTTAAGCCGTTCGGTGCGCTACGCCCTGGAGCGGGCGCGGGCGCGGGCCGGGGAGTGGAAGTCGCCGATGCTGCGCCTGGCGCACCAGCAGTTCTTAAAAGCCGCTCAGCTGATGAATCTCGACGATAACCTGCGCCAGAGGTTGCTTTTTCCTCAGCGTTCTCAGGTGGTTACGCTTCCTTTTCGTCGCGATGATTACGGGCAGGTGGAGACGGTGTTCGGCTACCGGGTGCAGCATGTGCTGACCATGGGGCCGACCAAGGGTGGGGTGCGCTACCACCACGACGTCAACCTGGGGGAGGTGACCGCGCTGGCGATGTGGATGACCTGGAAGTGCGCGCTGATGCACCTGCCCTTTGGCGGGGCCAAGGGCGGGGTCAGGGTGCGACCGGATACGCTCTCGCGGCAGGAGCTGCAGCGGCTCACCAGGCGCTACACCTCGGAGATCATCGATATGATCGGGCCCGATAAAGACATCCCGGCGCCGGACCTGGGGACCAACGAGCAGACGATGGCCTGGATGATGGACACCTACTCCGAGCAGTCCGGCCACGCGGTGCCCACGGTGGTCACGGGCAAACCGGTGGTGTTGGGCGGCTCGCGCGGGCGAAAGGAGGCCACCGGTCGCGGGGTGGTCTATGTGGTCGAGGAGGCGGCCCGCGATCGGGGCTGGCGCCTCGATGAGAAGACGGCGGTGGTGCAGGGCTACGGAAACGTGGGCAGCCACGCTGCGCGTTACCTCGATGAGCTGGGCGTGCGGGTGGTTGGGGTCAGCGACCATACCGGAGGGGTGTTTGATTCGACCGGCGTCGACCTGGAGAAGCTCGATGCGCATGTGGCCGAGGTGGGCACGCTTGAGGGCTACGGGCAGGGCGACCGCCTCACTAACGCCGAGTTGCTGGAGCTCAAATGCGATGTGCTGGTGCCGGCGGCAGTGGAGAATCAGATCACGGCGTCGAACGCCGGGCGCCTGCAATGCGAGCTTGTGGCCGAGGGGGCCAACGGACCTACCAGCACCGAGGCGGACGATATCCTGACCGAGCGGGGCATCACCGTGCTCCCCGACCTTCTGGCCAACGCCGGCGGGGTGACCGTCTCGTACTTTGAGTGGGTGCAGGGCATTCAGAATACGATGTGGACGATGGCTGAGGTCAATGAGCGGCTGCGTCGACTTCTGCAGGAGGCGTACCGCCGGGTGGTGGCGCAGTCGGAGGAGCTGAAAGTCGATCTTCGTACCGCCGCACTCATTGCGGGTGTGGATCGGGTGGCGCGGGCCAAGCTGATGCGGGGGCTCTTTCCGTGA
- a CDS encoding helix-turn-helix transcriptional regulator, with product MSTRDDLRAREDRAKEALRRELQRLSERVGAQGAIFSEVRLAGARMCWARPLSWGAWGGAWLEDGKGVDEELVDEIRRPNDESFRRFRTADDAEGGGGDVARTLIFNEDRLVGWVGFMKSRGTFTPSELDGLSQEIETLGDVARSFGRASDAVMAACAGLSLVFASKESVAYRTELQGGCFTTDDLVRFGELCFDAREQPAMIKGWLLRVQEVEGDAGAGRLVHVEIAPRAERSPDFALTEMQRRVAEYARSGATVSEIARTMGRSPHTIKTHLKSVYERLGVASRLELAARLGGGELV from the coding sequence ATGAGTACGAGAGATGACCTGAGAGCACGTGAAGATCGGGCAAAGGAGGCGTTGCGTCGGGAGCTGCAGCGCCTCAGCGAGCGGGTGGGGGCGCAGGGGGCGATCTTTTCGGAGGTGCGACTGGCCGGAGCGCGCATGTGCTGGGCGCGTCCGCTGAGCTGGGGAGCGTGGGGAGGGGCCTGGCTGGAGGATGGAAAGGGAGTCGATGAGGAGCTCGTCGATGAGATTCGCCGTCCGAATGATGAGAGTTTTCGGCGTTTTCGCACCGCGGATGATGCGGAGGGAGGGGGCGGAGATGTGGCGCGGACGTTGATCTTCAATGAAGATCGCCTGGTGGGGTGGGTGGGTTTTATGAAGAGCCGAGGGACGTTTACGCCCTCGGAGCTCGATGGGCTCTCTCAGGAGATCGAGACGCTGGGTGATGTGGCGCGCAGCTTCGGGCGAGCGAGCGATGCGGTGATGGCGGCGTGCGCGGGGTTGAGCCTTGTGTTTGCGTCGAAGGAGAGCGTGGCCTACCGCACCGAGCTGCAGGGGGGCTGCTTCACCACCGACGACCTGGTGCGCTTCGGGGAGCTTTGTTTCGACGCGAGGGAGCAGCCGGCGATGATCAAGGGCTGGCTCTTGCGGGTGCAGGAGGTGGAGGGGGATGCCGGGGCCGGGCGTCTTGTACACGTGGAGATCGCGCCCCGGGCGGAGCGCTCGCCGGATTTTGCGCTCACCGAGATGCAGCGGCGCGTGGCGGAGTATGCGCGCTCGGGGGCGACGGTCAGCGAGATTGCGCGCACGATGGGGCGCAGCCCGCATACGATCAAGACGCACCTGAAGAGCGTGTATGAGCGCCTCGGCGTGGCCAGCCGTCTGGAGTTGGCCGCGCGTCTGGGCGGCGGGGAGCTCGTCTGA
- a CDS encoding response regulator — protein MLETMAGEQGKATTRSRWRRPGRWLMVLVGLVGVLASAAGWWWLTLKEREHVQSQFHRDAQLYADSVERRLIDKRQILQGVIAFHQGSYSVERQEYDAFMNTFLKGRQQVALMAWAPEVTREARAGHEAQGTGELGRPYEILEQTGDTKVRVAGDRSLYSPMFYAWPTETPMPLGIDWLAVPRAAGAMQKARSQNVVVMAGPLDLVGAAPGSILYGLFAPVFSVPEDDPGSFEGFVVAVLHVQESIAEAMQVRPPIDIEFELIDEGAHGEPRPVYAWSGATKETLDEQKQAGAGEVIWRGRTAAEQGLIYDRRLDLPGPRWALVARPTEAYVSERTDSSPEVFLFSGLLVTILSVLYVGTSLGRTERVERLVDERTASLREHREKMRTIAIEMARARQEAVEATRAKSSFLANMSHEIRTPMNGIIGMAELLKETRLNSKQREYLTLLDRSARGLLALLNDILDFSKIEAGQLELDRREFRLTDTVAETLQVLATRASQKGLELVYSASPDVPFAVIGDPDRLRQVLINLVGNAIKFTETGQIEVRVSCEEKRDHQVIVQIAVRDTGVGIPKKEQKRIFEAFRQADASSRREHEGTGLGLSISTQLVELMGGHIELESEEGVGTEVRFTLRLELSQEHREEGEAKLLGRRVLVVDDNPVNRRLLRVLLADWKLQAEVVGEVNAARELIAERDEAFDALILDVVMPRESGLVLASEVLAANGDQPAIIVLSSAGAVSGEAAEEEPGEEVGQLCAWLSKPVKPTDLYEALVSCVVEGKKASEITVAQTEARAGEGLCVLLVEDSEVNQKVARGLLARGNHRVELARDGQEAIDAYERDPQRYDLILMDIQMPRVDGFEATRRIRELEAERPGERAVPIVALTAHAMKGDRERMLRAGMDDYLAKPLQPDELMRVIEKWRPLQGEHPEAASGEEKEREEVGMREAKPGQQDDRSQRKAASQEAPEQKEQGGSGLWDPEIAAGSTGGDPDLLRELAQLFVDESSGWLRELQAALGQRNAREVRRLAHTIKGSALVFGARQVGQLAEQLEMMGKDDALEQAPPRYEQLVEATSKLNAALRSELLEGAHDEASETSSHNGAASPPDSFSNSRDEDEDDEGDDHRNVTPSPPR, from the coding sequence ATGCTTGAGACGATGGCGGGTGAGCAGGGAAAGGCCACAACCCGCTCAAGGTGGCGGCGGCCGGGACGCTGGCTGATGGTGCTGGTGGGCCTGGTCGGTGTGCTGGCCAGCGCGGCCGGGTGGTGGTGGCTGACGCTCAAAGAGCGCGAGCATGTGCAGAGTCAGTTTCATCGCGACGCGCAGCTCTACGCCGACAGCGTGGAGCGCCGGCTGATCGACAAACGCCAGATCCTTCAGGGGGTGATCGCGTTTCATCAGGGCTCCTACAGTGTGGAGCGACAAGAGTACGACGCGTTTATGAACACCTTTTTGAAGGGGCGCCAGCAGGTGGCGCTGATGGCCTGGGCGCCGGAGGTCACCCGGGAGGCGCGCGCCGGCCACGAGGCGCAGGGCACCGGTGAGCTGGGGCGGCCCTACGAGATCCTGGAGCAGACGGGCGATACAAAAGTGCGCGTCGCCGGCGATCGTTCGCTCTACTCGCCGATGTTTTATGCCTGGCCCACTGAGACGCCGATGCCCCTGGGGATCGACTGGCTGGCGGTGCCGCGGGCAGCCGGGGCGATGCAGAAGGCCCGTTCACAAAACGTGGTCGTGATGGCCGGTCCGCTGGACCTTGTGGGGGCGGCCCCCGGATCGATCCTCTACGGGCTTTTCGCGCCGGTGTTTAGCGTGCCCGAAGATGATCCGGGCAGCTTTGAGGGGTTTGTGGTCGCAGTGCTGCACGTTCAGGAGTCGATCGCTGAGGCGATGCAGGTGCGTCCGCCGATCGACATTGAGTTTGAGCTCATTGACGAGGGCGCCCATGGCGAACCTCGACCGGTCTACGCCTGGTCGGGCGCGACCAAAGAGACTCTGGACGAGCAAAAGCAGGCCGGAGCCGGGGAGGTGATCTGGAGGGGCAGGACGGCCGCCGAGCAGGGGCTTATCTACGACCGCCGCCTCGATCTTCCCGGGCCGCGTTGGGCGCTCGTCGCGCGTCCTACAGAGGCCTATGTCAGCGAGCGCACCGACAGCAGTCCGGAGGTCTTTCTCTTCAGCGGGCTGCTGGTCACGATCTTGAGCGTGCTCTACGTGGGCACGTCGCTGGGGCGCACCGAGCGGGTCGAGCGCCTGGTCGATGAGCGCACCGCCTCACTCCGAGAGCACCGCGAGAAGATGCGCACCATCGCCATTGAGATGGCCCGCGCGCGTCAGGAAGCCGTCGAGGCCACCCGCGCCAAGAGCAGCTTTCTGGCCAATATGAGCCACGAGATCCGCACGCCCATGAACGGCATCATCGGCATGGCCGAGCTGCTCAAAGAGACCCGGCTGAACTCCAAACAGCGCGAGTACCTCACCCTTCTGGACCGCTCCGCGCGCGGACTTCTGGCCTTGCTCAACGACATCCTGGACTTCTCCAAGATCGAGGCCGGGCAGCTGGAGTTGGACCGCCGTGAGTTTCGCCTCACCGACACCGTCGCCGAGACCCTGCAGGTGCTCGCCACGCGCGCTTCTCAAAAAGGGCTGGAGCTTGTGTATTCGGCCAGCCCCGACGTGCCCTTTGCGGTCATCGGCGATCCGGACCGGCTGCGTCAGGTGCTCATCAACCTGGTGGGTAACGCCATCAAGTTCACCGAGACCGGTCAGATTGAGGTGCGCGTCAGCTGTGAGGAAAAACGCGATCATCAGGTCATTGTGCAGATCGCGGTGCGCGACACCGGGGTGGGCATTCCCAAAAAGGAGCAGAAGCGCATCTTTGAGGCCTTTCGGCAGGCCGATGCCTCTTCGCGCCGCGAGCATGAGGGCACGGGCCTGGGCTTGAGCATCTCCACCCAGCTGGTGGAGTTGATGGGCGGTCATATCGAGCTGGAGAGCGAAGAGGGTGTGGGCACCGAGGTGCGTTTTACGCTTCGACTCGAACTCAGCCAGGAGCATCGCGAGGAGGGCGAAGCGAAGCTTTTGGGCAGGCGCGTGCTGGTGGTCGATGACAACCCGGTCAACCGTCGGCTCTTGCGAGTGTTGCTGGCCGACTGGAAGTTGCAGGCCGAGGTCGTTGGTGAAGTCAACGCGGCTCGTGAGCTCATCGCCGAGCGTGATGAGGCCTTCGACGCGTTGATTCTCGATGTGGTGATGCCCCGGGAGTCAGGGCTGGTGCTGGCCAGCGAGGTTCTTGCGGCGAATGGCGATCAGCCGGCGATCATTGTGCTCTCGTCGGCAGGCGCCGTCTCCGGGGAGGCTGCAGAGGAGGAACCTGGCGAGGAGGTCGGCCAGCTCTGCGCCTGGCTCTCCAAGCCGGTCAAACCCACCGATCTTTATGAGGCGCTGGTCAGCTGTGTGGTTGAGGGCAAAAAAGCCAGCGAGATCACCGTGGCTCAGACCGAGGCCCGCGCTGGCGAGGGGCTCTGTGTGCTGCTGGTGGAGGATAGCGAGGTCAACCAGAAGGTCGCCCGCGGTCTGCTCGCCAGGGGCAACCACCGCGTGGAACTCGCCCGCGACGGTCAGGAGGCCATCGACGCCTATGAGCGCGATCCGCAGCGCTATGACTTAATCTTGATGGACATCCAGATGCCGCGGGTCGACGGCTTTGAAGCTACCCGCCGCATTCGCGAGCTGGAAGCCGAGCGGCCCGGGGAGCGCGCGGTGCCCATCGTGGCGCTGACCGCCCACGCCATGAAGGGCGACCGCGAGCGTATGTTGCGCGCAGGCATGGATGATTACCTGGCCAAACCCCTGCAACCCGACGAGCTGATGCGGGTCATCGAGAAGTGGCGCCCGCTGCAGGGAGAACACCCCGAGGCGGCGTCGGGTGAGGAAAAAGAGCGCGAGGAGGTCGGTATGCGTGAGGCAAAACCCGGGCAGCAGGACGATCGGTCGCAGCGTAAAGCTGCGTCGCAAGAGGCACCGGAGCAGAAGGAGCAGGGCGGCTCCGGGCTCTGGGATCCCGAGATCGCGGCCGGCTCCACCGGCGGCGACCCGGACTTGTTGCGGGAGCTGGCGCAGCTCTTTGTGGACGAGTCCTCGGGCTGGTTGCGCGAGCTGCAGGCCGCGCTCGGCCAGCGCAACGCCCGGGAGGTTCGCCGGCTGGCACATACCATCAAAGGCAGCGCCCTGGTCTTCGGCGCTCGCCAGGTCGGTCAACTCGCCGAACAGCTGGAGATGATGGGCAAAGATGACGCGCTGGAGCAGGCGCCGCCCCGTTATGAGCAGCTGGTGGAGGCGACCTCAAAGCTCAACGCCGCGCTCCGATCGGAACTTCTCGAAGGCGCCCACGACGAAGCCTCAGAGACCTCCTCTCACAACGGCGCCGCCTCCCCGCCGGACTCCTTCTCCAACTCCCGCGACGAGGACGAGGATGATGAGGGCGATGATCACCGCAACGTCACACCCTCACCCCCGCGTTAA
- a CDS encoding FG-GAP repeat domain-containing protein translates to MARWYVWRVLLVGAALVWTLGCSDDVAPSQCTGEGCVSCDEDTPCEEGSYCDSDGRCQEQLCEPGESQCIGGDSVQVCDAEGAGFSETTACASGQCQVGRCLCTEEAGCADGERCIAGRCSCLSATYCDGTCCGEDEVCGEVDGAPACVPACAGEYCGDRADVCCEGDTPVCGPRGECAPSCEGQGELCGENFETCCPQGDVCVFGECRTPGASCDFFSECDFGEYCDPALGRCMPDDFPEDLVCELEYDFDDFEPDVLWRWEGVEVGGQLHANVMMTPMVADVTGDGLPNTVFTAYRPNATTSAVLVVLDGETGETIYTNSTHGLEFGAQIALGDVDGDGRNEIAVTESGRVSMVDDLQSCPDPSADENGCYLWRQSEAGIAQGSPLLYDVDGDGAAEVIARLRVLDGATGAVLVGRSDGYIYPTVIDVDGDGQLEILGSGCLWRPNLDAGTMDEVWCNTAQIPTGQDMYSAMGDVVGGDRAGLPEFVITGNGSVYVVAAESGELLRQSSLPGGGNGGGPIVADFDGDGSGEFGIAGSGCYTVFDTDCIGSVDEDQPGCTRPEIAPCTRGEDCFEVEACPTLASSGGTGDGVLWSVYIQDLSSSRTGSSVFDFQGDGRNEVVYNDECLLMVFDGSTGSPQFRFPNTNRTSSEYPIIVDVNGDSRTNIVVSGNNDQFNRDCRDPINARPDRYPECHPEGGGERPAWCDAGTAGVVALQDPEDRWVRTRSVWNHFAYHIDNVEDDGAIVSSPEMPWTTHNTFRANRQGEVPLNAPDVAVTRAVADARGCPPAITFSVTIENLGRSAVPSGLPVAIYNGAGTRLIQVETVNRVISPGGTVQLVFEYEAREVEYNRNLDFLIVANDDGTGEAPVRDCNADNASALVEDVMCTIVQ, encoded by the coding sequence ATGGCGCGATGGTATGTGTGGCGAGTGCTGCTGGTGGGCGCGGCGCTGGTGTGGACTCTGGGCTGCTCCGATGATGTGGCCCCGAGCCAGTGCACCGGCGAGGGGTGCGTGAGCTGCGATGAGGACACCCCCTGCGAGGAGGGCTCCTACTGCGACAGCGACGGGCGCTGCCAGGAGCAGCTATGTGAGCCGGGTGAGTCGCAATGCATCGGCGGTGACTCCGTGCAGGTCTGCGACGCCGAGGGCGCCGGCTTCTCCGAGACCACCGCCTGCGCCAGCGGTCAGTGTCAGGTCGGCCGCTGCCTCTGCACCGAGGAGGCTGGCTGTGCCGACGGGGAGCGCTGCATCGCCGGGCGCTGCAGCTGCCTGAGCGCGACCTACTGCGACGGGACCTGCTGCGGCGAAGATGAGGTCTGCGGCGAAGTCGACGGCGCGCCGGCCTGCGTGCCCGCCTGCGCTGGCGAGTACTGCGGCGACCGCGCCGACGTCTGCTGTGAGGGCGACACCCCGGTGTGCGGCCCCCGTGGCGAGTGCGCACCGAGCTGTGAGGGGCAGGGCGAGCTCTGCGGCGAAAACTTTGAGACCTGCTGCCCGCAGGGTGATGTCTGCGTCTTTGGCGAATGCCGCACCCCCGGCGCCAGCTGCGACTTCTTCTCGGAGTGCGACTTTGGCGAGTACTGCGACCCGGCGCTCGGGCGCTGCATGCCGGATGACTTCCCCGAAGACCTGGTCTGCGAGCTTGAGTACGACTTCGACGACTTTGAGCCCGACGTACTCTGGCGTTGGGAGGGCGTTGAGGTTGGCGGCCAACTTCACGCCAACGTCATGATGACGCCGATGGTCGCCGATGTGACCGGTGACGGGCTTCCCAACACCGTCTTCACCGCCTACCGACCGAACGCCACTACCTCGGCGGTGCTGGTGGTGCTCGACGGGGAGACCGGCGAGACGATCTACACCAACAGCACCCACGGCCTGGAGTTCGGCGCGCAGATCGCGCTGGGAGATGTCGACGGCGACGGCCGCAATGAGATCGCGGTCACCGAGAGCGGTCGCGTCTCGATGGTCGATGATCTGCAGAGCTGCCCCGATCCTTCGGCCGATGAGAACGGCTGCTACCTCTGGCGCCAGTCGGAAGCGGGCATCGCCCAGGGCTCACCCTTGCTCTACGACGTCGATGGCGACGGCGCAGCCGAGGTCATCGCGCGCCTGCGGGTGCTCGACGGGGCCACCGGCGCGGTGCTGGTGGGGCGCAGCGATGGCTACATCTACCCCACGGTCATTGACGTCGACGGCGACGGCCAGCTGGAGATCCTGGGCTCGGGTTGTCTGTGGCGGCCCAACCTCGACGCCGGCACCATGGATGAGGTCTGGTGCAACACCGCGCAGATCCCCACCGGCCAGGACATGTACTCGGCGATGGGCGATGTGGTCGGCGGAGATCGCGCCGGGCTGCCGGAGTTTGTGATCACCGGCAACGGCAGCGTGTATGTGGTCGCCGCGGAGTCCGGTGAGCTGCTGCGTCAGTCGTCGCTTCCGGGCGGCGGCAACGGCGGAGGCCCGATTGTGGCCGACTTCGACGGGGACGGCTCCGGGGAGTTCGGCATTGCCGGCAGCGGTTGCTACACCGTCTTTGACACCGACTGCATCGGCTCGGTCGATGAGGACCAGCCCGGCTGCACGCGCCCCGAGATCGCGCCCTGCACCCGCGGCGAAGACTGTTTTGAGGTGGAAGCCTGCCCCACGCTTGCCTCAAGCGGTGGCACCGGCGATGGGGTCCTGTGGAGCGTCTACATCCAGGACCTTTCGTCGAGCCGCACCGGAAGTTCGGTCTTCGACTTCCAGGGCGATGGGCGCAATGAGGTCGTCTACAACGACGAGTGCCTGCTGATGGTCTTTGACGGCAGCACCGGCAGCCCGCAGTTCCGCTTTCCCAACACCAACCGCACCTCCAGCGAGTACCCGATCATCGTGGATGTGAACGGGGACAGCCGCACCAACATCGTGGTCTCTGGAAACAACGATCAGTTCAATCGTGACTGCCGCGATCCCATCAACGCTCGCCCCGACCGCTACCCGGAATGCCACCCCGAAGGAGGTGGCGAGCGCCCGGCCTGGTGCGACGCGGGCACCGCCGGAGTGGTCGCCCTGCAGGACCCGGAAGACCGCTGGGTGCGCACGCGCTCGGTGTGGAATCACTTTGCCTATCATATTGATAACGTTGAGGATGATGGCGCGATTGTCTCGTCGCCCGAGATGCCCTGGACGACGCATAACACCTTCCGGGCCAACCGCCAGGGAGAGGTCCCGCTGAACGCCCCCGACGTGGCGGTGACGCGGGCGGTGGCCGACGCGCGGGGCTGCCCGCCGGCGATCACCTTCTCGGTGACGATCGAAAACCTGGGCCGCAGCGCGGTGCCCTCGGGCCTGCCCGTGGCCATCTACAACGGCGCGGGCACTCGCCTGATTCAGGTCGAGACCGTCAACCGCGTCATCTCCCCGGGCGGGACCGTGCAGCTGGTGTTTGAGTATGAAGCGCGGGAGGTCGAGTACAACCGCAACCTCGACTTCCTCATCGTGGCCAATGATGACGGCACCGGAGAGGCGCCGGTGCGCGACTGCAACGCCGATAACGCCAGCGCGCTTGTAGAAGACGTGATGTGCACGATCGTGCAATAA
- a CDS encoding alpha/beta hydrolase family protein has protein sequence MHQGMVKRLAQGALMTGLCLGASCASGGNANAPAPAENSPVEQVQPEEGRVVEVLEEEVRFEAANTTVFGTLTRPRFADDAAQAVPAVVLVAGSGPTDRNWESPLLPGENGSARLLARALGEQGIAVLRYDKRATGQTAFPGDLRWEDYLAEIAGALGVLSAHEAIDAGRLFVAGHSEGGAHALRALQEEAIAPAGVMLLAAAGRPLSEVIVGQVEAQLQGANIEASRVQAEVANLRRALASIADGQKVRASRVSLYPGVVQLVEALQAEDSLQFSAAILDWSPTQAIAGVKVPLLILNGEKDLQVDPELDARALAGAARSAGVDAELVIAPDADHVLKHQPVAREELNAQHGLLYNQAGRTLDPQVVEAIVDWVQGH, from the coding sequence ATGCATCAAGGGATGGTCAAGAGGTTGGCTCAGGGCGCGCTTATGACGGGCCTTTGCCTGGGGGCATCCTGCGCCTCCGGGGGTAACGCAAACGCCCCGGCTCCGGCTGAGAATTCGCCGGTAGAGCAGGTGCAACCCGAGGAGGGGCGCGTGGTGGAGGTGCTGGAAGAGGAGGTCCGTTTTGAGGCCGCGAACACCACGGTGTTTGGCACGCTGACGCGGCCGCGCTTTGCCGATGATGCCGCACAGGCGGTGCCGGCGGTGGTGCTGGTGGCGGGCAGCGGGCCGACCGACCGCAACTGGGAGAGTCCGCTTTTGCCTGGCGAGAACGGCTCGGCGCGTCTTCTGGCCCGGGCGCTCGGGGAGCAGGGGATCGCGGTGCTGCGCTACGACAAGCGCGCCACCGGCCAGACGGCGTTTCCGGGCGATCTGCGCTGGGAGGATTATCTGGCGGAGATCGCCGGGGCGCTCGGGGTCTTGAGCGCCCATGAGGCCATCGATGCGGGGCGTCTTTTTGTGGCCGGGCATAGCGAGGGGGGCGCGCACGCGCTGCGCGCGCTGCAGGAGGAGGCCATCGCCCCGGCCGGGGTGATGCTGCTGGCGGCGGCCGGCCGCCCGCTCTCCGAGGTGATTGTGGGGCAGGTGGAGGCGCAGCTTCAGGGTGCAAATATCGAGGCGTCGCGGGTGCAGGCTGAGGTGGCCAACCTGCGCCGGGCGCTGGCCTCGATCGCCGACGGGCAGAAGGTGCGGGCCTCGCGTGTGAGTTTGTATCCGGGGGTGGTGCAGCTGGTGGAGGCGCTGCAGGCCGAGGATAGCCTGCAATTTAGCGCGGCGATCCTGGACTGGTCGCCGACCCAGGCTATTGCCGGGGTGAAGGTGCCGCTCTTGATCCTCAACGGTGAAAAAGATCTGCAGGTCGATCCGGAGCTCGATGCTCGGGCGCTGGCCGGGGCCGCTCGGAGCGCGGGGGTCGACGCCGAGCTTGTCATCGCCCCGGACGCCGACCACGTGCTCAAGCATCAGCCGGTGGCGCGCGAGGAGCTCAACGCGCAGCACGGGCTGCTCTACAATCAGGCCGGGCGCACGCTCGATCCGCAGGTGGTCGAGGCCATCGTCGACTGGGTGCAAGGGCACTGA
- a CDS encoding helix-turn-helix domain-containing protein — protein sequence MSRDSVTSSTPINPDRAADRLRLDALNLLKDRADADAAVYFDAREVEGHLYLGTSLIVGAPKLREPLMEMRDEPMPSLLESVIRAPAAEERTQFITARQRRDLHFVGADGELLSMGDWPKRLGASDWLGLVVYSGARFVGWIGLWRLTGRGTFAPTAIHHVNPLVATLEDMLIRAHSAELEAETRSTIYILMSPDGDVLHASPSAQSWFHDEFREELYKLTLQPGDVPRYFAGMSVRVTPMHALGNPRAYLITLNPADYPRIAPELVLTPTQIEVARLATSGATVDEIARLLDRSPHTIKTHLKHIYRRLDISTRVELVEVMGIIPPHQVLDF from the coding sequence ATGTCTCGCGATTCCGTCACCTCATCGACCCCCATCAACCCCGATCGCGCCGCTGATCGCCTGCGTCTGGATGCGCTTAACCTGCTCAAAGACCGGGCCGACGCCGACGCTGCCGTCTACTTCGACGCCCGCGAGGTCGAGGGGCACCTCTACCTGGGCACCAGCCTGATCGTGGGCGCGCCGAAGCTGCGCGAGCCCCTGATGGAGATGCGTGATGAGCCGATGCCCTCGCTGCTCGAGTCGGTGATCCGCGCGCCGGCCGCCGAGGAGCGCACCCAGTTTATTACCGCTCGCCAGCGCCGCGACCTGCACTTTGTCGGCGCCGATGGCGAACTTCTGAGCATGGGCGACTGGCCCAAACGCCTGGGCGCCTCCGACTGGCTGGGCCTTGTGGTCTACTCCGGGGCGCGCTTTGTGGGCTGGATCGGGCTGTGGCGCCTGACCGGCCGCGGCACCTTCGCGCCCACGGCCATTCACCACGTCAACCCCCTGGTCGCCACGCTCGAAGATATGCTCATCCGCGCTCACAGCGCCGAGCTGGAGGCCGAGACCCGCTCGACCATCTACATCCTGATGAGCCCAGACGGCGACGTGCTCCACGCCAGCCCCTCGGCCCAGAGCTGGTTCCATGATGAGTTTCGCGAAGAGCTCTACAAGCTCACCCTCCAGCCCGGCGATGTGCCCCGCTACTTCGCCGGCATGAGCGTCCGGGTCACCCCGATGCACGCCCTGGGAAACCCCCGCGCCTACCTCATCACGCTCAACCCGGCCGACTACCCGCGCATCGCCCCCGAGCTTGTACTCACCCCTACCCAGATCGAGGTGGCGCGTCTGGCCACAAGCGGAGCGACCGTCGACGAGATCGCCCGCCTGCTCGACCGCAGCCCCCACACCATCAAGACCCACCTCAAGCACATCTACCGCCGCCTGGACATCTCCACCCGCGTGGAGCTCGTCGAGGTCATGGGCATCATCCCCCCCCACCAGGTCTTGGACTTCTAA